From a region of the Archocentrus centrarchus isolate MPI-CPG fArcCen1 chromosome 18, fArcCen1, whole genome shotgun sequence genome:
- the coro1b gene encoding coronin-1B, with amino-acid sequence MSFRRGVVRQSKFRHVFAQAWKAEHCIDDVRVSRVTWDNPLCAVNPKFIAVIIEAGGGGAFLVVPISKSGRIDQSCPTVCGHAAPVLDIQWCPHDDNVIASASEDCTVKVWQIPDGGLTSPMTDATVTLEGHSKRVGILAWHPTAFNILLTAGCDNVICVWNVGTGELVYQLGDAHPDLIYSVSWNKDGSVICTVCKDKALRVIDPRRGTVLKVREKVHDGTRPMRAVFLSDGKILTTGFSRMSERQLALWDTKDLSEPMVIQEMDTSNGVLLPFYDPDTNMVYLCGKGDCTIRYFEVTDESPYVHFLSLYSSKEPQRGAGFLSKRGVDVNKCEIARFYKLHERKVEPISMTVPRKSDLFQGDLYPDTAGLDPALLADEWIAGQDAPPLLVSLSGGYTAPPSKHRDTLRSKPKLVSQDSGTGAAPPSSGNVASPTSTPTSAGKETEEEMPQPRVATRETDGHSERPKREDDVLNELLAEMKALRAVVLAQNQRIEMLERQLARIEDGDV; translated from the exons ATGTCTTTCCGGAGAGGTGTGGTCAGGCAGAGCAAATTCCGCCATGTTTTCGCCCAGGCGTGGAAAGCGGAGCACTGCATTGATGACGTCAGAGTGTCCCGGGTGACGTGGGACAATCCCCTCTGTGCGGTCAACCCCAAATTCATTGCTGTCATCattgaagcaggtggaggaggggcCTTCCTCGTTGTTCCGATCAGCAAG AGTGGCAGAATCGACCAGTCCTGTCCCACAGTCTGTGGTCACGCAGCACCAGTGCTGGACATCCAGTGGTGTCCTCATGATGACAATGTCATTGCAAGTGCCTCAGAAGACTGCACAGTGAAG GTCTGGCAGATCCCAGATGGTGGGCTGACAAGTCCAATGACTGATGCCACTGTGACCCTTGAGGGACACAGTAAAAGAGTGGGAATCCTGGCTTGGCACCCAACTGCCTTCAACATCCTTCTAACTGCAG GCTGTGAtaatgtgatctgtgtgtggaATGTGGGCACGGGGGAGCTAGTGTACCAGCTTGGCGACGCCCACCCAGACCTGATCTACAGTGTCAGCTGGAACAAGGATGGCAGTGTGATTTGCACCGTCTGCAAGGACAAGGCCCTGCGTGTCATTGATCCACGGAGAGGCACTGTCCTCAAG GTCAGAGAGAAAGTGCATGATGGTACCAGGCCTATGAGAGCCGTGTTCCTCTCTGATGGAAAAATCCTGACCACGGGCTTCAGCCGTATGAGTGAGAGACAGCTGGCTTTGTGGGATACG AAAGATCTCTCAGAGCCAATGGTTATACAAGAAATGGATACGAGTAATGGAGTTCTTCTACCCTTTTATGACCCTGACACAAACATGGTCTATCTGTGTGGAAAG GGGGACTGCACCATCCGATACTTTGAAGTGACTGATGAATCCCCATACGTTCACTTCCTCAGCTTATACAGCAGCAAAGAGCCTCAAAGGGGTGCAGGCTTTCTGAGTAAAAGAGGTGTTGATGTCAATAAGTGTGAAATTGCCAG GTTTTATAAGCTGCATGAAAGGAAAGTGGAACCCATTTCTATGACTGTACCACGAAAG TCAGATCTGTTTCAGGGAGACCTTTACCCAGACACAGCCGGCCTGGATCCAGCTCTTCTGGCTGATGAATGGATCGCTGGGCAGGACGCACCGCCGCTGTTGGTCTCCTTGAGTGGTGGCTACACAGCTCCTCCatccaaacacagagacaccCTCAGAAGCAAGCCCAAGCTCGTCTCTCAGGACTCTGGGACCGGGGCCGCCCCACCTTCATCAGGGAATGTAGCATCTCCCACATCTACACCTACCTCTGCCGGCAAGGAGACGGAAGAAGAGATGCCACAGCCAAGAGTAGCCACGAGGGAAACGGACGGACACAGTGAGAGGCCAAAGAGAGAG gATGATGTGTTGAACGAGCTGTTAGCAGAAATGAAAGCTCTGCGGGCCGTCGTGCTTGCTCAGAACCAGAGAATTGAGATGCTGGAGAGGCAGCTTGCACGGATTGAAGATGGGGATGTATGA